The Bacteroidia bacterium sequence ACTTTCAGGTATTGTTAGTGCCGGTGCATCTACAGGAATATGGAGTACAAACGGAACAGGAGCATTCTTCCCTTCAGCAAACGATTTACTTACTAATTATATACCAAGTGCTGATGATACTACTGCAGGATTTGTAACATTATACCTTACTTCAACTAATAATGGCAACTGTAATCCTATTAGTGACTCACTTGTTATTACATTTATTCCGACTCCAATTGTAAATGCCGGAGAGAGCTTTACTGTATGTAATGGTAACATTGCTAATTTAAACGGAACTATTACCAGTATTTCAGGAACAGGAATATGGACAAGCAATGGAACAGGTATATTTTCTCCTTCAGACACTCTTTTAACAACATCTTATAATGCAAGTACACAAGATATTGATTTAGGCTTTGTTGATTTAATACTAACCTCAACTAATCTTGGAAGTTGTTACATTTCTGATACTGTTCATGTATTATTCTTATCAGGAAGCGCATCTATTGAAGCCGGACCCGACAAAACTATTTGCTGGAATGACAGTATTTTCATTACACCAACTATTTTAGGTGACACAGGCACATTCTTATGGACAACTCAAGGCAATGGAACATTTTCACCAAACGATACTGCATGGAATGTCACATATATTCCTGATAGTACAGACTTAGATAGTGGAAGCATTTACATTTATGTCAGATATCAATTTACTTGCGGAACAAGACTTGACTCATTATTATTAACAATTAACCCATTACCTGTTGCAGGATTCACAAGTATTGCAAATTGTTCTAACACAAACATTGTATTTAATGACACATCATTAATTACAAATGGAACAATTGATACATGGTTATGGAATTTTGGGGATGGGATGGGAAATAATACCTCTAACCCTACCCACTTATATTCTAACTCAGGTGACTACAATGTTACCTTAATTGTACATTCGAATGCAGGTTGTTCAGACACAGCACTTGCTTCTGTACATATTTATCCGGTAATTAGCGCAGACTTTAGCGTTTCAGACAGTATAATAAACACAGGCAATCAGGTTCAGTTTACCGACTTGTCATTAAATCCAGTTAGCTGGATATGGACATTTGGAGATGAAACAGGAACTTCTGATTTACAAAATCCGCAGTATTTGTATAATACAATGGGAAGCTATACTGTCTGGTTATTTGTTAACGGTGAGAATGGATGTACAGACAGTACATCACAAACAATTACCGTTAACTCTAACGGATATGCTATACCAACTGCATTTTCGCCAAATGGTGATGGTCTGAATGATTACTTCTTTGTAAGAGGTGGACCTTTTATAGAGTATGAATTGCGAATATTTAATGATTGGGGACAACAAATATTTATTTCTAATAATCAATCTGCAAAATGGGATGGAACCTTTAAGGGTAAAGAACAACCTGAAGGAACCTATATATACATTTTTAATGGGAAACTTACAGATGGAACCGATTTAAATATTTCAAGTGATATTTCATTAATCAGATAAAAAAAAGAAATTATGAAAACAAATAAAATAATATTCGGTATATGTTTTATATTAAGCATATTTCTTTTCACTAAAGCTTATTCACAAGACCATCATTTTTCGCAATTTGATGCAACTTTACAGGCATTAAATCCAGCCCTCTGCGGAATGTCGTGGGGCGATGAATTTGCATGGAGGGCAAATACTAGTTACAGATCTCAATGGCGAGGAATTGCTACCAAGCCATTTAATAACCAGCTTTTAAGTTTTGACATGCCATACAAAGGATTTGGAATAGGTGGTTATTTGTTGAATACAAGATCTGGTGCAGGTTTTTTAAACACTTTAAATTTTATGGTTGGTGGTGCTTATGAAATAACTTTAGATCCGAAAAATGAACATAATCTTTTCGGGGGATTGCAAATCGGGTTATTTAACAGAAGTATTAAAGTTGATAACTTAATCTTTGACAGTCAATATTCATATGCCACAAATTCTTACGATGAAAATATAATAAGTGGTGAAATATTAGAAAAT is a genomic window containing:
- a CDS encoding PorP/SprF family type IX secretion system membrane protein — protein: MKTNKIIFGICFILSIFLFTKAYSQDHHFSQFDATLQALNPALCGMSWGDEFAWRANTSYRSQWRGIATKPFNNQLLSFDMPYKGFGIGGYLLNTRSGAGFLNTLNFMVGGAYEITLDPKNEHNLFGGLQIGLFNRSIKVDNLIFDSQYSYATNSYDENIISGEILENKSIYRFDANMGFYYKYRKNGLKVSPHVGLSLFHVTMPNESFTSEKSRMPIRYVLTGGCEYHINEQMYIQPNILTMFQAKATDLVFSTLFYYKINDTPYQTIAGLAYRNKDAVMIHLGLKYNQCVFRLSYDINTSYLKKYTNGRGGLEISIIYVQKAKKTVNRTIIH